The genomic region ACGGAGACGTTACCAATACGTCATTCCCGCGGAACAGGCTGTGTCAATACTCCATCCGGAAGAGGCAACCACGCCCCGAACCGTCATTCCCGCGGAAGCGGGAATCCAGGAGGGGTGAGGCGGGGGAACGTCGCTGTAGCACCCCTCCACCACCCCTGGATTCCCGCTTCCGCGGGAATGACGGTTCGGGGCGTGGTGGTGCCATTTCGTGTCCGAGCAAAGTGTTGACACAGCCTGTTCCGCGGGAATGACGACCCGGACATGGAGAGTGACGTGGCCGAACGGTCCCTCCCTACCCCCCGTGCCCTCTCGTGTAGACCAGCAGCATGGTGCCGACGAAAGTGAGGGCGACGCCGAGGCACACGCGTATGTTCACGGTCTCCACGTCGCGCAGGAAGATGGCGGTGAGGACGACGGTCAACACCGGGTTGGTGCTGATCAGCGGCTCGACGATGACGATGTCGCCGCTGGAGAGGGCGTAGAAGTTGGCCAGCATTCCCGTAGTGTTGCAGATGCCCGCGGCCACGAACCACGCGAACACCGAGCGGGACATGGGCAGGACCTTGCGCGGCCCGCCCTGCGCGTAGATCATCGCCACCGCCAGGGCCAGCCCGGTGGTGGCGTTCACGCACGACGCCATGAGCGGCAGGTTGGCGACGAAGAAGCCCAGTTTGCGCACGCTGGCCGAGAACGAAAACGACAGTGCTCCGAGAAGAGGGAAGATGAAGTCGAGCCGGCGGAACTCCCCCTTCTGCTCGTGGGTGCGGGAGATGACGATGACGCCGCAGATGATCAGCACGGTGCCGAAGAAAGCCCCCAGGGTCCAGTGCTCGCCGACGATGAGCACGGCCAGGATCGAGGCGAACATCGGCGTGGTGCTCACCACCGGGATGGAACGCGCCACCCCGAGCCGGTCGATGGAGACGTACACCAGCCAGCGTCCGAGGCCCGAGGCGAACAGGCCGCCCACGGCGAAGTACCAGATGGCGTGGGTCCAGAAGACGGCCAGCGGCAGTGTGGCGGCCACCATGGACCAGAGGGTCAGGAAGGAGATGGCAATGGAAATGGCGAACCCGGCCAGCGGATTGGATTGAGCCAACCCCCGGCGGATCAGGATGTGGGAGACCGCGAACCCCAGCGAAGCGACCAGAGCCCAGGCGATACTCATGGGAGGCGGGACGCCTCGTACCAGCGCGCGACGCGAATCCTGATGGCGCCCACGGGACAGTCCCATTCGCAGATGAAACAGCCCTGGCAGTCTTCCTCGTACTTGGCGAAGGGAAAGCCGTCCTCGCCCATGCGGATCACGTCCGTCGGGCAGGCGTCGTCACACGCCCCGCACGAGGTGCAGACTTCCTTCCAGATTTCGACCTTCGGCAGATGCTGCTCGTCAGCCATCGTTGGTTTCCCCCTCCACCATCTGCCCGGCGATCTTGAAGAAGGGATGCATGGCCTTGCCGGAGCGCGGCCGGTAGTGCACGTAGAACTCGTCGTGAGGGATGGGCTCGTCCCAGATCTTGAGCGCGCCGTTCTCGATGATGGACTTGCTCAGGACCAGCCACTTCTGGTTGTCGGTCTCGGGATGGTCGCTGTTGATCACCGAACCGCGGCTCTCCTGCCGGTGCAGCAGGTAGTCCAGCACCGCCGTCAGCGCCTCGATGGAGTTCCGCAGCCCCACGACCTTGACGAGATCGTGGGGGTCCCTGGCCATGACGTTGTCGTAGGTGTCCAGGATATCCATGAGCCCCTGCCGCACCCGCGAGATCTTCTCGTCGCTCAGGATCACGCCCAGTTCGTGCAGCAGGTCCGCGGCCCGGCCGTGGACCTCGTCGAAGGCGGTGCCCGCGGGCTTGAGGTACTGGGTGACGCCGGTGGAAAGCGTCTCCACCTGCGGCGCCACCACGCCCGTCGTTGCCGCGTTCCTGGCGTAGTCGGCGGCGTGGAGCCCGGCCCACCAGCCCAGCACCATGCACCAGGAGAGATTGAGGTTGGGCGAGATGTTCATGCCGTCGCTGCTGGCGCCGGCGGCGAACAGGCCAGGCAGCGATGTCGCGCACTGGTCGTCCACCACCGCGCCGCCGCCGTGGCTCGACCCGTAAGTGGCGGCCAGCACCGGCAGGTAGGGGATGCGCTCCTTGCTGATCTCGTAACCCGCGGCCTCGAACGTGTTCATGATGATGGGGATGACCTCGTACAGGAGGCGGATGTTCTCGGGCGGGAGCTTGGTGCAGTCCAGGTACACCGGGCCGTTGCCTTCCAGCATCTCCAGCGCCACCGCGTGTCCCAGCGACAGCCGCCGGGTGAACTCGGCCTCGGACTCGGTGAAACGCTTCATCACGTCCACGCCCAGCCGGTTGAAGTAGCTGGTGCCCATGGTGGTGAAATGCTCGATGCCCGGGGCGCACATGAACTCCATGGTCTGCAGGTACTTGCTGCCGCACGCCATGTTGCCCATCACCGCGCCCGCCCGGAGCTGCATGGCGACGCCGTCGCTGGTGATGTTGAGGGGCATGCCCGCGAACCACTGTCCCGGCCTCTTGTAGCCGAAGTTGAAGCCGCCCGCGCACATCACCACGGACTTGGCCTCGCACACGTGGACCTCGCGCTCGCGCCCGGAGATCCCGAGGGCGCCCACGACGTGGCCGCCGGTGGGGTGGCGCCCGTCCGAGGTCAGGAGGTCCGTCACCGAGACCCGGTCGAGCACGCGCACGCCGGCGCGCAGGGCCACGCCGCGCACCACCTTCATCATCGCCGTGCCGCCGCCCACCAGGCCCGCCGCCAGCCCGCCGCTGGCGGCCGCGCCGGAGCCGCCCTTGCCGCGCCAGAACTCGCCGTTCTCCTTGACGAACTTGACGCCCCAGCCGTCGAGGATCTTGAGCACGTCGTAGGTGGCGTGAATCGCCTCGATGGCCTTGGTCTGGTTGGTGAGGACGCCGCGGCCGGAGAGGTGGAACTGGAGGTCGTCGCCGGGCATGTACGTGATGTACGCCCCGGAGGCCAGCGCCGCGCAGCCGCTGCGGCCGAACACGGACTTGTCCACCAGCAGCACGTCCGAGCCCTCTTCGCGCGCGCGGATCGCCGCCATGGCGCCGGCCGCGCCGCCGCCGATGACCAGCACGTCGGCCTTGTGATGGATGGTCTTGTAGCTCATGTGAGGTCCGTGGAGCTGGTGCCCGCTCCGATGCGCCCGCCGAAGAGATCCGCAAGGGTTCCGGTCCACTTGGTACGTAGACCAAGTCAGGGGGCACTGTCAAAGCCACCTGTGGAGCCGTGTCTCCACCGGCCGCGCACCCGCGGACGGTGTTTGTGTTTGCAGGCCGAGGGCCGCCCGGTTATGCAGGAACCACCGGAAAACGCTTGGGGAGACGCGCATGAACCACAACGGCTACACCGATACTTACCAACGGGCCCTGAAGGACCCGGAGAGTTTCTGGGCCGAGGCCGCCGAGGACATCCACTGGGACCGGCACTGGGACCGGGTGTTCGACGACTCGCGGCCGCCCTTTTACCGGTGGTTCACCGGCGGCGCCCTCAACACCTGCTACAACGCCCTGGACGTGCACGTGGAGCAGGGGAACGGCGCCCGCCCGGCATTGATCTACGACAGCCCGGTGACGGACAGCGAGAGGGTCTTC from Deltaproteobacteria bacterium harbors:
- a CDS encoding EamA family transporter, with the translated sequence MSIAWALVASLGFAVSHILIRRGLAQSNPLAGFAISIAISFLTLWSMVAATLPLAVFWTHAIWYFAVGGLFASGLGRWLVYVSIDRLGVARSIPVVSTTPMFASILAVLIVGEHWTLGAFFGTVLIICGVIVISRTHEQKGEFRRLDFIFPLLGALSFSFSASVRKLGFFVANLPLMASCVNATTGLALAVAMIYAQGGPRKVLPMSRSVFAWFVAAGICNTTGMLANFYALSSGDIVIVEPLISTNPVLTVVLTAIFLRDVETVNIRVCLGVALTFVGTMLLVYTRGHGG
- a CDS encoding ferredoxin family protein; the protein is MADEQHLPKVEIWKEVCTSCGACDDACPTDVIRMGEDGFPFAKYEEDCQGCFICEWDCPVGAIRIRVARWYEASRLP
- a CDS encoding FAD-binding protein; this encodes MSYKTIHHKADVLVIGGGAAGAMAAIRAREEGSDVLLVDKSVFGRSGCAALASGAYITYMPGDDLQFHLSGRGVLTNQTKAIEAIHATYDVLKILDGWGVKFVKENGEFWRGKGGSGAAASGGLAAGLVGGGTAMMKVVRGVALRAGVRVLDRVSVTDLLTSDGRHPTGGHVVGALGISGREREVHVCEAKSVVMCAGGFNFGYKRPGQWFAGMPLNITSDGVAMQLRAGAVMGNMACGSKYLQTMEFMCAPGIEHFTTMGTSYFNRLGVDVMKRFTESEAEFTRRLSLGHAVALEMLEGNGPVYLDCTKLPPENIRLLYEVIPIIMNTFEAAGYEISKERIPYLPVLAATYGSSHGGGAVVDDQCATSLPGLFAAGASSDGMNISPNLNLSWCMVLGWWAGLHAADYARNAATTGVVAPQVETLSTGVTQYLKPAGTAFDEVHGRAADLLHELGVILSDEKISRVRQGLMDILDTYDNVMARDPHDLVKVVGLRNSIEALTAVLDYLLHRQESRGSVINSDHPETDNQKWLVLSKSIIENGALKIWDEPIPHDEFYVHYRPRSGKAMHPFFKIAGQMVEGETNDG